A region of the Fischerella sp. PCC 9605 genome:
GCCAGCAGATGTTCGCCACTGCTATAAATACAATTGACATACTCTTTTTGCTTGTCATTGAGAGAACCAACCATTTCTTGTTGCAGCAATTGAGACAACCCCATAATTGCATTGAGAGGTGTCCTCAACTCATGACTCATAGTTGCTAAAAATTCACTTTTTGCCCGACTTCCTGCTTCTGCTGCTTCCTTACTTTCACAAAGTTCTAATTCTGTTTGTTTGCGTTCGGTGATGTCCTCAATCATGGCGAGAAAATACTCTGGTTCGCCATTGGTACTGGACATTATGGAAATACTTACCAAAGCCCAAACAAATCGATGATCTTTGTGTAGAAACCGCCTTTCCATCTCCAGGCGATCGCGAATTCCGAAAACAAGTTGTTTGTAGAGTTCTAAATCTCCCTCTTGCTTAAAAATAAAATCTGTGAAGCGTTTGCCAGCTAACTCTTCTCGCGTATAGCCCAGCATCTGACATAATGCCGGATTAGTATCTACAATCCGTGCTTTCATATCTACTAGTCCGATACCGACAGAGGAACGTTCAAAAATCGCCCGGAATTCTGCTTCACTCTGTTTTAATGCCTCCTGTGCTGCGTTACGCTCACTAGCTTCTACTGCCAAGGTAACGAAATCAGCGATCGAACCTGCAAAGTTCTCTTCTTCTACTGTCCACTGGCGAATCCTGCTAATTTGTTCGTGACACACCACACCCACCAAGTGGCCACCCAACCAAATTGGGGCATTCAACAGAGATGCAATGCCAAAAGCAGACAGATAAGGCTCGGATAACTCTTGTGTTCTATTATCATTGCAGGCATCGTGGGCTGCAATGCTGCGTTGTTCTTCCAAAGCCTGAAAATAAGCAGGGAAATTTGCTTTCAACAGCGACATTCCCCAACTATGACGCTTTGTCCTCGCATCATACAAATCGACACATTCAACTTTTGAGTGGTCGCTATTGTATAACCAGACACTGACTCGCTCTACTTCTATGGTTTGAGCAGCGGCTTCTGTGATTTCCCTTAAGGCTGCATTGAGATTACCTTGCTGCAAAGTCTTGCTTTTTGCTAGTTGCACTAGGGTTTTACTTTGTTTTCGCAAACAATTTTCCCTTTTTTGCAGTGCTTCTTCTACCCGCTTACGTTCTGTGATATCCCTAATCGCTACCACCCGCATTTTTTGCCCTTGGTAAGGAATGATTTTGCCTTGCATTTCCACTGGAAAAGTAGAGCCGTCTTTCTTAACTACAATTACTTCGTAGGGTTTTTCATAACCGGAAAGAATATATTTTCTGATTAACTCTTGTGATTCTGGTGTTACCAATTCAAAACTGCTTTTACCAATTAGTTCTGCGACTTCATAACCTGTCATGTTTGCGACAACATGATTTGTATCTAAAATAATTCCATTGTCGTGTACGATAATTCCTTCAAAAGTTAACTCAGACAAACAACGAAATCGAGCTTCGCTATCTCGCTGAGCAGATAAAGCTTGTTTAACAAGAGTAATTTCTCGGTTTTTAGATATTTCTTGTAAAATTAGTTGGCTTTTTGGGCGTTGACATTGCTGTCTTGTGACAGCGCATAGCAGTGTCCACCGCAACAATTGCAGCGTCATCTCACTTTTGACTAAGTAATCTTGAGCATTTATGCTCAGCACTCGTTTTAGCATTGCCTCATCTTGGCGATCGCTCATCGCGATAACTGCCATATTTGGGAACAGTGAGTGCAACTTCGGGATAATTTCTAAATTCTGAGCATCCCTAACAGATAAATCCAATATCACTACATTGATAGATTCAGCCTGCAAAACAGATATAGCCTCAAGGAATTCCTGAACCTGAATCAACTGAAATTGAGGAACAGACGTAGAGTTACTTCTTCCTGCTGCCAAGAGCATTTCTTGGATTAAGTCAGCATAGCTCTGACTCTCCTCAAATAGCAAAATTTTAATTAGTTCACATGCCATGCTTGTCACCAGTAGAACATCTTCACAAAAAAGGGCGACAATCAAAGTCGCAAAACGATGATGTTTGCCTTATCGCCATTCTTTGTGAGTGTGTTAACACCCCGTGTACGTAAAACCACTGTTAAGAATTTATTTATGCCCAAGCTGCGAGGGATTACATTATATAGTAATATTACTGAAAAAAGATAAAAACTGCCGTAAAGTTGATCGCTCTACCCTACATCAATACCTTCGCCAATTTTGTGAAACGCCCGCAGGCTGGAAGCCTGGACGCCAGTTGCTACAATGGGGAGAACCACCAAGGGCGCACTGGCTCGGCTGCACGTCAAAGCCCACCTCCGTGGACTGAAAACCTTACAGGCTGAGGAGGCGGGCTTGGTTTATGTAGCTGCACCCTTCGAGGGTGTCGGATTTTGACGAAGGTATTGCTACACAGTCGATGGTTAAGAGTTAGGGCATTGCTGAATCAAGATATAAATTGTCATTCTGAGCGGAACCCTACCCTGCGGAGGGCTTTATTGCCCATTCCACAATTTTGGAGCTGAAAATCACTACCCCAGTCCCTAATCACCAGTCCCCAGTCCCTTTTACCGTATTGATTTTTCGTACTGGCAAATGGTTTATTACTGAACTTAATTGCGCTGTACTTCGACATAATCTTGTAGTTGCCGCTTGGCAGCATCAAAGGCATCCCGAATTGCCACATAAATATCTTGATGGCTTTCATTGTCAGATGGATTGCTATTGACTACTATCTCTGTTCCTGGTAAAGTAATGTCAATTTGTATATGATAAAGCTTGCCCTTTTGGTGATTTCGATGTGGTGCGTCTACCACTACTCGACAGCTTGTAATTCGGTTATGAAATTGCTCTAATTTAGCGGCATATTCACGAATTTTTTCCTCAACCGCTTCAGATTTTTGAACATTGCGAAAGTTAACTTGTAGTGGCGATCGCATTTTTTCTCCTCACTGTGTAAATTGATTAAGTCTACCTAAAGATTAAAAAGAAAATTTGAGGAACTTGTGAGGAACTTCCCCAATTCAAGCGAGTAATTCTCGCACTGACATACTCGCGATGCCAAACAAAATTTCCCCATCTCCCATTCTCTTACCTACAGACAGATACCCAGCCTCTGAGATTTTGCAAGAATTAAATTATTAAATTAATTGCAACTATTGTGGAGATGGAGCAATGAGCAATGGCGACTTGAGAATTGTCTCCCTAATTCCTAGTGGAACTGAGATTTTAGCAGCGTTAGGTTTAACTGATGCTATTGTTGGGCGATCGCACGAGTGTGACTACCCCCCAGAAATTCAAGATCGTCCGATTTGTACCCAACCCAGGCTGAACACTAGTGCTTCAAGCAGTGAAATCAACGACAAAATTAATAAATTAATCCAATCTGCTCTCAGTATCTACGAGATTAAAATCGAGATTTTGAAGCGATTGCATCCCACTCACATTATCACCCAAGACCAGTGTGATGTCTGTGCTGTCAGTGTATCAGAAGTGGAAAAGGCTGTAGCTTCAATCACTCATACCCCACCCGAGATTATCTCTTTAAAACCGAATGTTCTCAAAGATGTTTGGGCTGATGTAGAGCGAGTAGCTAACGCTTTTGGTGTAGACTCATTGAAGGTGCTAGAAAACTTAGAAGCTCGCGTAAAAATAGTTTCTCAAAAAACACAAGGACTTTCCCAAACAGAGAAATTACCAACAGTAGCATGTATCGAATGGACTGACCCTTTGATGATTGCTGCTAATTGGATTCCTGAATTAGTTACCTTAGCAGGAGGAGAACCGTTATTTAGTACCACAGGTCAACCTTCCTCACATTTAAAGTGGGAAAATCTGATTGCGAGCAATCCAGATATTATTATTTTTATGCCCTGTGGCTTTGATTTAAATCGCACTCGTCAAGAAGCTGAGTTATTAACTCAACATCCAGAGTGGGAAAATCTGCGTGCTAACCAAAATGGCAGAGTCTATATCACTGATGGTAATTCTTACTTCAACCGTCCAGGGCCTCGACTGGTAGATTCAACAGAAATGTTAGCAGAAATTCTGCATCCGGAAATTTTTCAATATGGTTATAAAGGACAAACTTGGGAACTCTTGTAAAATTATGAATTATGAATTATGAATTATCAAAAATTCTATCATTTGTGATTCATAATTTACGGCAGTTTTCATATCAATGGAGGACATAATTACTCCAACTCTATTCCTCATTCTCTATTCCCAGCCTTGACTGTAGTTTATGCATCTCAAAATAGCTATATCATTTTTTGCTTGCTACATTATTTACCCATTCAATAATGGGTTTTAAGCTTCCTGGTAGTGCTGCCTCACTGACTGTAACCGTGTGTTGCTGACCGTTATTTTCTACTGTCAAAGTATACTGAAAGCGATCGGCTTGGTGAGGAGGAGCATTAATTTTTGTGGGTAGACTAAAGAAATTTGCGGCTTCTAACATTTGAGGTAACTGCTTAGCCTCCTCTGGAGACAGATTAGCCGTATCAACAGTTGCTTTCTTGCTTATGCCAGTAAAACCACCCGTGCGTTGAAGCGAGATCCGCATTTGTCCTCTCCGTAATGCTGCCTTTTGCTATAAACAAAAATACTGGGAGATTCAAGTTTCTTCTCCCAGTTTAGCAACAAAAGACAACAAGAAATTATGAATTGTAAATTATGAATTGTAAATGATAAAAACTTTCATAATTCATAATTCATAATTCATAATTCTAAATAACTCCCACCTCTTTCCAAGCCTTCTCCACTACATTTTGTTCTAGGCTTCCTTGACCGTAGAGTTCACCAGCAACCTGAATAATTGTCTTGGCAGCACGTTTAAAACTAGCCCGAGAACGCAGGCGATCGCGTAAAGCAATATACCAGATTTTGCCAACTTTTTCCCAAGCATAACCGCCAATCTCTGTTGCTGCTAGGTAAAAGGCGCGGTTGGGAATACCCGAGTTGATATGCACCCCACCGTTATCCTCAAAACCCATATATTTATCTTTCATGTGGCCTGGTTGAGGATCTTTGCCCAGTATTGGGTCATTGTATGCTGTCCCCGGCGCTTTCATGGAGCGAATACCCACACCTTTGACTTTGTCTGTAAATAAACCTTCTCCAATGATCCAGTCTGCTTCTTGTGCAGTCTGTTTTTTTACCCACTGTTTCACCAATGAGCCAAAGACATCAGAGAATGATTCATTTAGCGCCCCAGACTCGCCAAAATATATGAGACCAGCTTCATACTGAGTAACACCGTGTGTTAACTCATGCCCGATAATATCAATACATTTAGTAAAGCGCTGAAAGATTTCACCGTCGCCATCACCATAAACCATTTGGTCGCCATTCCAAAAGGCGTTATCGTATTTGACACCGTAATGCACAGTGGAGTCTAAACGTAGCCCTTTGTCATCGATAGAATTTCGCTCGAATACCTCATAATATAAGTCATAGGTTGCCCCAGCAGCATCATAAGCTTCGTCGACTGCATCATCTCCACTGGGAGGATCGCCTTCGTGACGCACTGGCTTACCAGGAAGTTCTTCAGTACCTTTAGCATCAAAAATTGTGCGACTTTTCTCACCGGGAGAAACTGCAAAATTGATATTACCGATTACGTTTCGCCGTCCCCGAAACTGTGCCGAAACACTTAATGTGTGAAATGCCCATCTGCGCTGTTCGGGGCTACCATTCACTGCGATATTTTCCAGCATGTGGGGTGGCACAACACAACAAATAGGGCATCTAGAATATAGTTGATGCTCACACCCAAACCCCAATGATTTTTTCTTATTTCGAGCCATCCCAGATTTTCTCCTTCTTGCTAAATTGAGTGATGGCAAACACTGGTTTTAATACTAAGTTGCAGTCAAAGATAGTACTTCCCTCACCCTGCCTGTCGGCACCCCTCTCCCAATTTGGGAGAGGGGAAGGGGAGAGGGCACGAATTGCTATTGCTATGTCTGAACGCAACTTGGTATAACTCCACTGTAAAAATGAGCAGAAAACCTAATCAAACAGCGAGTTTTTAGTTTGTGTTTTTGAAGGTATTTTCTACTCTTTATTTTCAACAGATTAGTTACTCAGTCACAGTACCCTTTGAGGGTACTTTTATGTTGGGGTATCGCATCAAAAAACAAGGTAAACTTTTAAGCTGTAATTTTGAGCCTAAATCCTGGCTTCATTCAGCAACACTTTTTCATATACCCAACGGGCTTATATTGGTGCGACACAGCTAATTTTGTGCATTAGAAAAATCTTGTGGGATGGGCTTCTAGCCCGTCCTCATAGACGGGCAGGATACCCGCACCACAAAACAATTTATTGCATCATTTTAGTCGTATCACGCCAACATAATAGTTCTTATTAACCGTACTTGTGTTATTTTTTACTTTTTTTTAACTACAGATTTAATATTTAACCAAGCAGGAGCATCGCACTATCCCAAAAACAGCTTATACGCTGGATTCTTGTTTTCATCCCAATAGCGATAGCCAAGTGTATCTAAAAATGCTTGCCACTCTTCCATCTCATGAGGGGGAACTTGTATCCCAACGACAATTCGCCCGTAGTCTGCACCATTGTTGCGGTAGTGGAACATGCTGATATTCCAATTCGGACTCATGGAATCTACAAACTTCATCAATGCGCCGGGACGTTCGGGAAACTCGAAACGGTAAAGTAATTCATTGTGGGCAAGGGGGGAATGCCCGCCAACCATGTGCCGCAGGTGTAATTTCGTTAGTTCGTCATCGGTTAAGTCAATAGTTTTGAACCCACACTCTTCAAAAGTTGCAACCATATTTGCCCTGTCGGCACGTTTTTCTATTTGCACGCCCACAAAAATATGTGCCTCTTTTTCATCGGCAATGCGATAGTTAAACTCAGTCAAGTTGCGTTTGCCCATGCATTGGCAAAACTTGCGGAGACTACCAGCTTCTTCAGGAATTGTGACTGCAAAGATGGCTTCGCGGCGTTCGCCCAACTCTGCCCGTTCTGCTACAAACCGGAGGCGATCGAAGTTCATATTGGCACCACAGGCTACGGCAATTAATGTTTGCCCTTCGATTTGCTCCCGCTCTACATAGGCTTTGGCACCTGCGATCGCCAGTGCCCCCGCAGGTTCCAAAATGGATCGTGTATCTTCAAATACATCTTTAATCGCGGCACAGGTATCATCCGTATCAACGAGAATGATATCATCTACATATTGCTGGCACAAGCGAAAAGTCTCTTCACCCACTTCCCGCACCGCTACACCGTCAGCAAATAAGCCCACCTGAGACAATCGCACTCGCTGTCCTGCTTTTAGAGATTGATGCATGGCATCGGCATCTACAGGCTCAACGCCAATAATCTTGATTTCTGGACGCAACCGCTTCACATATGCCGCAATTCCAGAGATCAATCCACCACCACCAATCGCTACAAAAATCGCATGGATGGGTTGCTGGTATTGGCGCAAAATTTCCATGCCGATGGTTCCCTGTCCCGCAATCACCTCCGGATCGTCAAAAGGGTGAATAAAAGTTAAGCCCTTTTCTGCTTCCAATTGACGGGCGTAAGCATAAGCATCATCGTAGGTATCCCCATGCAACACTACCTCTCCTCCCCTGGCTCTGACTGCATCTACCTTAACTTGGGGTGTGGTTATAGGCATAACGATAATCGCTTGGGTTCCTAACTGCCGGGCACCAAGGGCAACTCCTTGAGCATGGTTGCCAGCAGATGCAGCAATTACACCCTGTGCCAGTAAATCCGAGGGTAAGTTTGCCATCTTGTTATAAGCACCACGCAGCTTAAAGGAAAATACTGACTGCATATCCTCGCGCTTCAGCAGGAGTTTATTATTCAGTCGTGCAGAAAGATTTGGGGCATACTCCAGTGGTGTTTCTTGGGCAACATCATATACGCGGGCAGTCAGAATTTGTACCAGATAGTCACAAAGCATGGGCATTAACAAGTTGATAGATGCCGGATAGAGGATAATTTTACGGCACTTGTGTACCTGTTTTGCAGATATGGTTAGGTTGAGCGTCAAATTCCCGACTTCCTTGAAGAAGTCGGGAATCTTGTGTTGCATCACGCCTGCTCTATTTTTTGTGTAATTTTTCCAACTGCTTGGGCGAGCCTCCTGTCGGAGGAGCTTCGCTAACGCTTGAGCATCTTTCCTAAAAAAAGTTTCCCTGTCGCCGTTACTCCAAACAATCTCGCAGGTAAACTGCCAAGACATGTTAAAGTGAACTTTCCGAAATCGAACTTGGCGAACGTAAGCTAAATTTATCAAGCCTCTGGTGGGTGTTTGGCAAAGCAGGGGTTTTAGTTCGAGGGTTGCTTGTGGCATCATTGATATATCCTTAACATTTGTTTTGGAATAGAGAGGCGGTTTTAGGCTTGGACTCTTGGAACCGCCTTCTCTATTTCTATTAAATCAAGCTATATTGTAGAAGTCAAGCGCTATTGTATTAAAGTTTTGTAGTAGGAATTTGTGTCGATGGATTCGGGCAAAAGCTTTATGACATTAAGAGAGTCGCTAGGACTTACGCAAAAGCAAATAGCGGATGCAGTAGGTGTTACCGATCAAACAGTTTCCAACTGGGAAAGGGGAGTTCATGTACCACGCCTCACCTTAAGGCAGACAGTTAAGCTTTGCGAAATCACAAAGCGCACTGTTGAAGATTTGGCTGATTTATTTGAACCAGAAACAGAAAAGGGTTTCAAATAATGCAAATTGCCCCCGCTGTCTCGCTGATGGGCGGCGTGGGGCATAAGCTGTTGTAATGCACAACAGCAAGGCAGTCGCAATGAAAAAAATTCACCGCCATGTGTGAAAACCTCACCCCCTGCCCCTCTTCTTGCTAAGGAGAGGGGTGTCCGATCGGACGGGGTGAGGTTCTTTTAAGGCAGAAGGAAAGAGGTTTTGAATCGTTAACTAGATCAAATGAATACTCAAATGACAAGGGCGAAGCTGATATCACTAAACTTAAAAAAGAAAGCGATCGCATCTTAGAGGTCATTTATAAAGTAAAAATAAAATTACTGTAGGGGAGGCTGTCATCGGTGTGGATTTTCCTCCCGCTTTATTGCCGTTGTGTTAGGCGCATATTTTGAGATGATTTGTCACGAAAAACACGATCAAAGCGCCTAACGCACCGCTATACAACATGGTGCGTCAGGCTAAAGCCGTGACACACCCTACTTAAGATTTACTTTATAAATCAACTCTTACCAATTTGGGGTCATCAAAAAGCCCTATCAGTCAATCAGACAGCGGAAAGCTGTAAAAATCAATGGTCGAAACAATTATTGTTTTTCTCATTATTGGGCTAATTATCACTGGCATTTTAGTCAGTCCCATCCTAACTAAACAGCGAATAAACCGTTTTAAACATCGCCCTTTTCCTCCACTTTGGAACGCCATTATTGAGAATAATCTTCCTATTTACCCCCGTCTTTCTCCCGATGAACGCAGACGGCTTCAGGGACATATTCAAGTTTTTTTAGCGGAAAAACAATTCATCGGCTGTAAAGGATTGCAAGTGACAGAAGAAATGAAACTAACTATTGCTGCTGTCGCCTGTTTACTTTTACTTAATGAGCGAGGAGAATACTTTCCTAAACTTCGTTCAATTTTGATTTACCCAAGTATTTATATTGTTAATGAAACTGTCGCCACTGGGGATTATGTTGTCGAAGAAAGGCGCGTAGCAAGATTGGGGGAATCATGGAGCAAAGACCAAGTGATATTATCTTGGGAACAAGTACAACAAGATACTCGCAACTGGAGTGATGGACATAACGTTGTTCTGCATGAATTCGCCCATCAGTTAGATCAAGAAGATGGTAAAGCCGAGGGTGTTCCGATTTTGCCACGAAAATCAGATTATCCCATCTGGGCTAGGGTGATGACAGAAGAATATCAACAACTTTGTAGTGATGTTCAACGAGGTATTAAAAGCGTCATAGATAATTATGGTGCAACTAATCCCGCAGAATTTTTTGCTGTGGCGACTGAGACATTCTTTGAGAAACCGCAGCAGTTGCTGAAGCAGCATCCGTCACTTTATGAGCTACTGCAACGCTACTATCAATTAGATCCGGTGCAATGGGTTTAGATATTTAGATTGGTTGATAGGATGAGTGATTGGAATGAAACGCTAATAGAGCAAAAAGTAACCTACACTCTAGAGGTTAATGGCAAATTTTACTTGATTGAAAATGTACCTGCGCGAGTTAATCCAGAAACTGGAGAACAGTTTTTCTCTCCATCTACAGTAGAACGCTTACAGCAGATTATTCTCAACCAACAAGAGCCTGTACGTTTTGTTGAAACACCAGTATACGACTTTGCTGCCTAGTACAAATCTGTAGAAAGCTGTACTGGAGGGCTGTAATCGCAAGCTTGAACAAACAAAGCGATCGCCCTTTTATGTAGTCTTGAGTAAATGCGATCGCCATATTGAAGAAAATTTCAGCTTTCTAAGACCGATAAACATCTCTACGGTGCTTCACTTTGACTACAGTCACCAACAATAGGTCATCTTGAATTTGGTACACAATCCGATAACTACTTAATCTGACTCTGTATAAATCTTCTGCCCCCTCCAGCTTTACTACGCCATCCGGACGCGGGTTAACTGCGAGTTCCTCTAATTTTGCTACTACTTTTTGTTGAATATCGGCAGGTAATTTTTTCACTTGTCTGACCGCAGCTGGTGCAAGTTCTACTTGGTAACTCACAAACCCAACTCCCTTTTAAGTTCGTCCAAGGACACTGTACCTACCGTTACGGCTTCTTCTAATGCTGCTTTTGCATCCTCTAAATCTTCTTTATCTTCTTTGGCTTTCAAAAACAGTAAAAAGTCCAACACTTCAGAGACAATTTCCTCTGGCGCGTTTTCTATCTCCTCAATGATTTTTTGTTTTGCATTCATGATTCGTTCTATCTCCATCAGATTTCACGCCCAAGTCAATACATAAAACATCACACTTCAAAAACAATCTAATTTCGATTATCGCAAAGTTGAGGCGTGACAAGTGCAATGACACACAGCCTTCCTAGGTGGCGATCGCAAGTACTGTAAGTTATGCGATCGCCATATTGAACAGAATTTCAGAGGCTATTTATAAACAAAATATTAAGTAGGAGAGGCAGTTTGCGGTTGTTTGGGTGTTATTAACGAAAGTCGCGATGTTGTTTATGAAAGTCACGATGTTGATAGAGAAAGTCACGATGTTGATAGAGAAAGTCACGATGTTGTTTATGAAAGTCACGATGTTGGTCACGAAAGTCGTGATGTTGTTTATGAAAGTCGCGATAACTATCGTCGCTTAGGTTGATGGCAGTTGATAACTAAAGCAATCTTAGCTAAATTACCTGACCCGCTGCCCACCGACTGAGAAAATTAGGTGTGCGACGATTAGCGATGAAACGCTCTTTGGGTGCTATGGTGTAAATCAAAAATTTTCCCGAATTTTGAGCTTTTCACCTTAGTGTCTTAGTGTCTTTGTGGTGAAAAAATTGACTTTTGAACCACCAAGGCACTAAGACACCAAGAAAAATACATTACACCTTGAAAGGGCTGCTTCATAGGACTTACGCACTGTACAAATAGGTTTTTGCATGTATCAACGATACAGCGTCATTGTAGAACTAAAACAAAGTCGTTTCCTAGCAAATAAAGACCACCCGCATCAAGCAGGTGGACTCAGCAGAAAAGAGTTATCTTTACTAACTTCTTTGTATCAGTACAGCATAGTAGAACTTTGTCGTTTGTGTGTTGAGATTGTGGTTTACACTTACCTCCAAGGCGAGGGAATTACCGTTGTTGAAAGCACCTCTTGTCCTACCAACTTGATCGCAATTTTGCCACAGGTGGGGCAGCGAACATCAATATCTTGGACTGGTAAGACATTTTTGTATTCGCACAATAGCCCTTCGTGACAGTGATAGCATTCAAGGATAGCTCTGCTAACTGGCTTGTTACAGTCCAAAAGGCGAAGGTGCTGACAAGGTTGTGGTTCCCCTTCTTCTTCTATTCGAGGTCTGGGTTTATATTGTCTAGGCTCCGTTTCTTGGGGATTTCTCTTTATTGGCTTTTCATAGTTCATAATTGTTTTTCCCTGTTTGAAAGTGGTGTAGATATCAAGTGTAGATGCTTGTGTAGACTCAAATCCCTCAATGAATCGGTCTAGCACTTCCTTTATTTGCTGTTTGAATTCAGTACGCTTAGCCACTCGCCAGTCCTTGAGGACGCGATCGCACAGCGACTCTCCAAAATTCAGATTGATTCATTCACTAGATTTAATTCCTCTGGCTTGAGCTAGTTTATCTATTCGTTTAAAAATCTGCTGTTTACTGAGTGGCTCTTTCTATATCGTCTCATCGTTTAAATCAGTAGAAATGCTATTGTATCTCGCAATTTGGCACAGCAACATTTTTCAGCACACTCATTGGTCCATATTGTTTGAGAATCTGCATTTGCTGCTCGTTTCGCACAAACATAGTACCGGCAAATCCCAAGGAGTTCACTGGTATAGACTCGAAACACTCTTGCGATCGCGGCACAAGCAACATCCATTCTCGTGTCACTAAAAGATTATAAGCCCTAGATTGTTGATTATCTTCTAAGCCTACTGCCCGCAGCAGAGAATGATAGCACTCTAGTGTTGCGGCGGCGGCAGAAAATGGAGATTCCTTCCAAAGGGAATCTAGAGTTGTGAAAGCATGTAAAAAAGGAAATTCTGGTATAGTTGCAATTGAGTTATGAAATTGGGCAGATTTTAATAAAGGTTCAATCGGTAGCTGCACTCCAGTGGGTGTGAGCGGTAGTGGCACAAGTTGCAAGTGTTTGTGTCGCTGACTAGCACCAGCAATCTTTCCAGAGTTGTAGAATGTCAAACCATCGAATTGGGCCATACATGCCCACATAGCGGCAAAATCTTCTAGGGTAAGCAAGCTTTCTTGTTCTTCAAAGGCACGGGTAATCAGTAGCAGGTGATAATCAGCAACGTTGTATTTGTTCAATATACATACATGGGTATCAGAAATATCTGCCACAAATAAATCTTGCTCGTAGGGAAGAAAGGGATTGAAATCTCCTTTACAAGCGGCGCTTTGTTTTTGTTGATCGCGCTTAGCTTCGTCCTTACGAACTAAGTTAGACGCAATCCGCACCAGGAAGCAAACACCCTGCTGTTCTACAAATTCAGATTCCGTTGGTATTGACACCAGTGCGCCGCATTGCCGAGCATGTTCTGTCTGCTCCTTAATTTTTGTCCAGAAAGTGCCAGCCTTGAGCAATATTTTTCCCTGTGCCATGTCTTTATTTTTGAGGCTTAAATCTATAGCCTGTTAATTGTAGAATACAAAATTACTGACTATTTTTTTATCCATACTTCAGCTATTCAGGCAAACGTCGAATTGCCGCACTGCTTTGCTAAAAACTGGCTAATCAAGAGAGGAAATCCTTATGAGTTGGACACAGGTTCTTTCAGCTGATGCACTTTCTCCTGGTGCGCGACAAGTAGTGAAAGTTGGCAGCAGGAGTATCTTGGTTGTGAATCACGAAGGCCAGCTTTATGCGGTAGAAAACGCCTGTCCTCATCTGAAATTATCTCTAAAAAAAGGTAAAATCACCGAAGATGGGGCGATTGTTTGTCCTTGGCATCGCAGTGCTTTTGACCTCCGCACTGGTGAAGCCAAAGAGTGGATCGCTTGGCCCCCTGTTATTGGTAAGGCAATGAGTGTAGTCTCACGAGAGAAGCCACTATCAGTTTTTCCTATTCGTGTGGAAGAAGGAAATATCTGGATTGATGTAGAATAGTTAATCCTTACATATGTACAGC
Encoded here:
- a CDS encoding PAS domain S-box protein, whose translation is MACELIKILLFEESQSYADLIQEMLLAAGRSNSTSVPQFQLIQVQEFLEAISVLQAESINVVILDLSVRDAQNLEIIPKLHSLFPNMAVIAMSDRQDEAMLKRVLSINAQDYLVKSEMTLQLLRWTLLCAVTRQQCQRPKSQLILQEISKNREITLVKQALSAQRDSEARFRCLSELTFEGIIVHDNGIILDTNHVVANMTGYEVAELIGKSSFELVTPESQELIRKYILSGYEKPYEVIVVKKDGSTFPVEMQGKIIPYQGQKMRVVAIRDITERKRVEEALQKRENCLRKQSKTLVQLAKSKTLQQGNLNAALREITEAAAQTIEVERVSVWLYNSDHSKVECVDLYDARTKRHSWGMSLLKANFPAYFQALEEQRSIAAHDACNDNRTQELSEPYLSAFGIASLLNAPIWLGGHLVGVVCHEQISRIRQWTVEEENFAGSIADFVTLAVEASERNAAQEALKQSEAEFRAIFERSSVGIGLVDMKARIVDTNPALCQMLGYTREELAGKRFTDFIFKQEGDLELYKQLVFGIRDRLEMERRFLHKDHRFVWALVSISIMSSTNGEPEYFLAMIEDITERKQTELELCESKEAAEAGSRAKSEFLATMSHELRTPLNAIMGLSQLLQQEMVGSLNDKQKEYVNCIYSSGEHLLALINDILDLSKVEAGKEELFLSKLLVQELCEYVISTVRDRAEEKGLQLVTEIDEKADICIADERRVKQMLLNLLTNAIKFTPAGKVCLDIKKVPQGIKFTVSDTGIGIDPSQFKFLFEPFKQLDSRLNRQYEGTGLGLALTRKLARLHGGDVTVESILGKGSQFTLFLPDQSLQTEGVSSTLAQESLYLGESHPEDIKGKSPIEFLQREEPKHDAASSRDFLRQFHTSRYNQMAVATQSYPTVKCLREIYENPRTP
- a CDS encoding HPF/RaiA family ribosome-associated protein, with translation MRSPLQVNFRNVQKSEAVEEKIREYAAKLEQFHNRITSCRVVVDAPHRNHQKGKLYHIQIDITLPGTEIVVNSNPSDNESHQDIYVAIRDAFDAAKRQLQDYVEVQRN
- a CDS encoding cobalamin-binding protein is translated as MSNGDLRIVSLIPSGTEILAALGLTDAIVGRSHECDYPPEIQDRPICTQPRLNTSASSSEINDKINKLIQSALSIYEIKIEILKRLHPTHIITQDQCDVCAVSVSEVEKAVASITHTPPEIISLKPNVLKDVWADVERVANAFGVDSLKVLENLEARVKIVSQKTQGLSQTEKLPTVACIEWTDPLMIAANWIPELVTLAGGEPLFSTTGQPSSHLKWENLIASNPDIIIFMPCGFDLNRTRQEAELLTQHPEWENLRANQNGRVYITDGNSYFNRPGPRLVDSTEMLAEILHPEIFQYGYKGQTWELL
- a CDS encoding protealysin inhibitor emfourin, with translation MRISLQRTGGFTGISKKATVDTANLSPEEAKQLPQMLEAANFFSLPTKINAPPHQADRFQYTLTVENNGQQHTVTVSEAALPGSLKPIIEWVNNVASKK
- a CDS encoding M4 family metallopeptidase, producing the protein MARNKKKSLGFGCEHQLYSRCPICCVVPPHMLENIAVNGSPEQRRWAFHTLSVSAQFRGRRNVIGNINFAVSPGEKSRTIFDAKGTEELPGKPVRHEGDPPSGDDAVDEAYDAAGATYDLYYEVFERNSIDDKGLRLDSTVHYGVKYDNAFWNGDQMVYGDGDGEIFQRFTKCIDIIGHELTHGVTQYEAGLIYFGESGALNESFSDVFGSLVKQWVKKQTAQEADWIIGEGLFTDKVKGVGIRSMKAPGTAYNDPILGKDPQPGHMKDKYMGFEDNGGVHINSGIPNRAFYLAATEIGGYAWEKVGKIWYIALRDRLRSRASFKRAAKTIIQVAGELYGQGSLEQNVVEKAWKEVGVI